In Asterias rubens chromosome 10, eAstRub1.3, whole genome shotgun sequence, the following proteins share a genomic window:
- the LOC117295675 gene encoding chondroitin sulfate proteoglycan 4-like, with amino-acid sequence MASSSPKALTEIKMGSRRGERRYDGSSVYSSVVVVAAVLQLMLGTSGVLAVSFYGTSHVYLPLSQASSETSIQLILRTSRSKGLLFLAFGDTDYCIIQLKSGFIEARLELGGGELQMQSLSKEKLNDLKWHSVRLEIAEGWAELYVDGLLHQEERTIGGANTLNIQEGIYIGGTGGKKIPHLSSVDRFFRGCIENVTYNNILVFNATAADGRSTVNDITWDCSEEFEAAPDSPISFIKETAFVMYPRWQMSTHGSFACWMKTTSPLGLLMFSSGSKDEFIASEVTDGKIRVLMKRGRRTVDFTSDVVVNDGNWHWVKIEISPNKLRISIDYEPENKRLQDTTETLDLTGMLHVGGVVHKARSQAFRSDLKSVTHASSGGSFQGCLRDVEVNGEQYTLGDSRVTHGIEIGCLYQFPCTGSPCSWKESCSNTGLDSFTCECVTEECLDIIRITEAEKYTTDIPMIETILPIQTEPIITSSKSPDDIFSLVPVTLEEGGRSVVTTTNIHLNLKLRSRGIRESQLLFHISKRPQHGQIENSVLRRDDDSSVFTLLDLSGGKIFYIHDGSENFHDTVTMKVEVLRKNIAIPEVLQGGVNFTLGIDITPVNDVPHIALADDATLRMIQGAIQPIHSSFLEAIDPDNSPSDLVFTIINQQENVGFFEDTNNPGKSIVSFTQEDINQEFVSYVHTGVNTKSRIVIRISDGQEKSPLYSFRIDAVPLELSIRNNTELKLNPGSSAVIRPEVLHVATNDPEDQYVVTYRVTDALRYGKLQRYELQNWWSDVFRFTQGEIEEGIIRYTATVSNVQRSMWNDRISLIASSEDTSLDVTVPVRIIVTSVNVVNNTGLILDIVRQGVITPHNLSASVLLPLTSSPVTFTLVRPPSKGQLIKQPEGPIQDGGFFTQDDIIAGVIGYTLNPEETDALNDTFLFRASVENVQSSVMSFTIAYIPDIRSMIITNTGFVVQEGARHTIALDEFSVTAGNVTDFMYTITQAPSHGELLLVEPSTLEVNSNEVMNFLNYDLMNGLLFYRHDGSETERDSFTFTTTATYIDLSGTRRTLYHEGDVSIEILLVNDHEPEVIVNRLFKVVKNGKTPLTDQNLLSSDGDTDFDDDNIEYRRQNSRVGDLVYAQNESSVYRFTQRQLKDGMIVFKQNGAETIGRMLFFVFDNDLSRYISVFMDIEASDPFVGLQNNTGLTLSRGASVVLTSYNLSAETNLGIKDKRIEFVISSLPAHGRLLLRGNPVMMFNQESLEAGRIIYEHDNSTAMLDGFNFTIRAKEMTKKGFFNIRIYLENHQKPPVLNQFKPLVVEQGKAVTIDRYHLRVTHPNHLPVEIVFTVTVPPKYGILQLAEESLLGKRRRRQAAEGIESFTQLDVNRNRLQYIQTKSGSGSDRFSFEVDNGFVKVTNLTFSVEIAPTIVPLRVEDILLPEGGSKLITDEMIQIAHSYYQDQSFDFFIKQQPTHSFLETMRNTGERLTSFNTQDLTNEFIYFVHDGSDTLSDSFTIIANSSETGKTSLLYTINVTVTPVNDQIPEVTANDGLTTFIGTDSTVTTSILSAMDLDTDDQNLMFVLTTPTNGYVAKLPDRGRPILSFSQADLSEGKVIFVHSGSNTGGFRFTVNDGVHSTIQQIFSITAKPLVITLETNEMLYVEPNSIEPITADHLKVVTNEDPVTNMSRPITYWLTESPEHGIIVEIIDRDEIDEDFFSFAQISTFTQDQIDRNVVAYKQILDIPVTADRFSFNVHLSRSQNLTDETFEITIGKKEVISTTQMVTTENPTSMVHTTERSSVLNLGIEVIEGGTVSITGDQLNIALLAEDLGAAESIFEYNILSLPSHGVLKKSNQDLTVFSTFLQADLSGDGIQYIHDHSDEREDSFNFTIMAAAPGFAEQVVTYSGQFVITIDPINDQPFRVVTRGLSMTITQGARKTLSMSDLNTVDADNPPEELSYELISSPANGKLVLTEDPSIEVDFFTQEQINDGEVTFLHDGGSLSGGFAFMVTDGASKKFKQFSIIVQPAVLYVMVAGNISVIQGDSLGVIAANTFNVTSNNNLDKVKFNVTIPPEFGVILVDGLARESFSQVELNEARVQYSQTDFSSDSDRITFLAYDEYNAVGSLNVTVYVEPAVVVRVMNITTGDTLPLTPEYLNAAELAQKVGNDLDVEIITSPQRGLVLNSTTNLAITKFLYSDISNSRVLFVADYLHLDAEENLNDSFVFVLSGKEVQPATVTFSVRIEPQMVPLTTPAIPTTMAIQTTTRKLNTIRFGIKPVEDTRGEVTTPITPSGNTPAAKSFDPSGFNPIFVIIPVIVIIIIVILIMFVLIWRSHRKEKQHVSGRESPYPEPDVGPYPGAQAGPGQTGLMPTIQVMSNLPDHHSTGSVNGTPPMTLNRPLPIPGAFVPQVTVTALGRPPSPRYGDPNSSFVTLNSNGTVHSGGSGHGVGNRWDSCDQEIMDHCGTKKPTLKKSQYWV; translated from the exons tcTCCTTCTACGGTACAAGTCATGTCTACTTACCACTCTCCCAGGCCTCCTCAGAAACCAGCATCCAACTCATCCTCAGAACGAGCCGATCCAAGGGGCTCCTCTTCTTGGCCTTTGGGGACACGGACTACTGCATTATCCAGCTCAAGTCAGGGTTCATCGAAGCCAGGCTAGAGCTAGGCGGCGGTGAGCTACAGATGCAGTCACTCTCCAAAGAGAAGTTGAATGACCTGAAGTGGCACAGCGTCAGGCTTGAGATAGCTGAAGGTTGGGCGGAGCTTTATGTCGATGGATTGCTCCACCAAGAGGAGAGAACTATTGGGGGAGCAAATACACTGAATATACAGGAAGGTATTTATATCGGTGGAACAGGCGGCAAGAAGATACCCCATTTATCCTCCGTGGATCGCTTCTTCCGAGGTTGCATTGAGAACGTCACATACAACAACATCTTGGTCTTTAATGCCACTGCGGCCGATGGAAGAAGCACAGTGAATGACATCACGTGGGATTGCAGCGAGGAGTTTGAAGCGGCGCCCGATTCTCCGATCAGTTTCATCAAAGAGACAGCGTTTGTGATGTACCCCAGGTGGCAGATGAGCACACATGGATCCTTTGCTTGTTGGATGAAGACCACCTCGCCTTTAGGGCTCCTGATGTTCAGCAGTGGCAGCAAAGATGAATTCATAGCGTCAGAAGTCACTGACGGCAAAATACGCGTGTTGATGAAGCGGGGGCGCCGTACGGTGGACTTCACATCCGATGTTGTTGTTAACGATGGCAACTGGCATTGGGTGAAGATAGAAATTTCTCCTAACAAGCTAAGAATCAGCATCGACTACGAGCCTGAGAATAAAAGACTGCAGGATACTACTGAGACTCTAGACCTTACTGGCATGCTCCATGTCGGCGGTGTTGTCCATAAAGCACGATCTCAGGCCTTCCGGAGTGACCTTAAGTCAGTCACTCATGCCAGCAGCGGCGGCTCATTCCAGGGTTGTCTGAGAGATGTGGAAGTCAACGGTGAGCAGTATACACTCGGTGATTCTCGCGTCACTCATGGCATCGAGATCGGCTGCCTGTACCAATTTCCATGCACTGGTAGTCCATGTTCATGGAAGGAGTCTTGCTCAAACACCGGACTGGACAGCTTCACTTGTGAGTGTGTCACCGAGGAATGCTTAGATATTATTCGCATCACGGAAGCAGAGAAATACACCACTGATATCCCCATGATAGAAACCATTTTGCCAATCCAGACTGAGCCCATCATTACCAGTAGTAAATCGCCTGATGATATTTTTTCCCTGGTGCCTGTCACTTTGGAGGAAGGAGGTCGTAGCGTTGTGACGACAACCAATATTCACCTGAACCTGAAGCTACGCTCTCGAGGGATACGCGAGTCACAGCTGCTCTTTCACATCTCAAAGCGCCCTCAACATGGACAAATTGAAAACAGCGTCCTCAGACGGGATGACGATTCGAGTGTTTTCACGCTGCTCGATTTAAGCGGAGGTAAGATCTTCTATATACACGATGGCTCGGAGAACTTCCACGACACAGTGACCATGAAAGTTGAAGTCCTCAGAAAGAACATTGCAATCCCTGAGGTGTTGCAGggtggggtcaatttcaccttGGGGATCGACATAACACCGGTCAATGACGTCCCACATATTGCCCTTGCTGATGATGCCACACTTCGCATGATTCAAGGCGCAATCCAACCTATACACAGTTCATTTCTTGAGGCCATTGACCCTGATAACAGTCCTAGCGATCTCGTCTTCACCATCATCAACCAACAGGAAAATGTTGGTTTCTTTGAAGACACCAACAATCCAGGGAAAAGCATTGTATCGTTCACCCAGGAGGACATCAACCAGGAGTTTGTATCCTATGTGCACACAGGCGTGAACACCAAATCCCGCATTGTTATCCGTATATCTGACGGCCAAGAGAAGAGCCCGTTGTACTCCTTTAGAATCGATGCCGTACCCCTCGAACTCTCCATCAGGAATAACACTGAGCTAAAACTGAACCCTGGATCCTCCGCTGTGATCAGGCCTGAGGTACTCCACGTAGCCACGAACGATCCCGAAGACCAGTATGTAGTCACCTACCGCGTGACGGATGCCTTGCGGTACGGTAAACTACAACGGTACGAGTTGCAGAACTGGTGGTCGGATGTTTTCCGATTCACCCAGGGCGAGATTGAGGAAGGTATCATTCGCTACACAGCCACTGTGTCCAATGTGCAGAGGTCCATGTGGAATGACAGGATAAGTCTGATAGCCTCCAGTGAGGACACCAGCCTTGACGTCACAGTACCAGTGAGGATTATAGTCACTTCAGTCAATGTGGTCAACAACACTGGATTGATTCTTGATATCGTAAGGCAGGGTGTTATCACACCGCACAACCTTTCAGCTAGTGTTCTGCTTCCTCTAACCTCATCCCCGGTGACTTTTACCCTGGTTCGACCCCCGAGCAAAGGTCAACTCATCAAGCAGCCAGAAGGCCCGATACAAGATGGAGGCTTCTTCACACAGGATGACATCATCGCTGGGGTCATAGGTTACACACTGAACCCTGAGGAAACTGATGCCCTAAACGATACGTTCCTGTTTAGAGCATCGGTGGAGAATGTGCAGAGTTCTGTAATGTCATTCACTATTGCTTACATACCAGACATCCGAAGCATGATTATTACAAATACTGGATTTGTAGTTCAGGAAGGGGCAAGACATACCATTGCATTAGACGAGTTCTCAGTTACGGCCGGCAACGTCACTGACTTTATGTACACCATCACCCAGGCTCCATCTCACGGAGAGCTGCTGCTAGTAGAACCAAGCACCTTGGAGGTCAACTCGAATGAGGTGATGAACTTCCTGAACTACGACCTGATGAATGGCTTGCTGTTCTACCGACATGATGGCTCAGAAACGGAGAGAGACAGCTTTACGTTTACAACAACGGCAACCTACATTGACCTGTCAGGAACAAGAAGGACCCTTTACCATGAAGGTGATGTCTCCATCGAGATCTTGTTAGTGAATGATCATGAACCTGAGGTCATCGTGAACCGTCTCTTCAAAGTTGTTAAAAACGGGAAAACTCCACTGACCGATCAGAACTTGCTCTCTTCGGATGGAGACACTGACTTTGATGACGACAATATTGAGTATAGGAGGCAAAACTCCCGTGTCGGAGATCTGGTTTATGCTCAGAATGAATCCAGTGTTTATCGATTCACCCAGAGGCAACTCAAAGATGGCATGATTGTGTTTAAGCAAAACGGAGCGGAGACAATCGGACGGATGCTATTCTTTGTTTTCGACAATGACCTCAGTCGTTACATTTCCGTCTTCATGGATATTGAGGCATCGGATCCTTTTGTTGGACTTCAGAACAACACAGGATTGACGCTCTCCCGGGGTGCTTCGGTCGTCCTGACCTCATACAATCTGAGTGCAGAAACAAACCTTGGGATTAAAGATAAAAGAATTGAGTTTGTGATAAGTTCCCTGCCGGCACACGGGAGGCTGCTTCTCAGAGGCAACCCGGTGATGATGTTCAACCAGGAGAGCCTGGAAGCTGGTAGAATTATCTACGAACACGACAACAGCACTGCTATGTTAGACGGCTTCAATTTCACCATCCGTGCCAAGGAAATGACAAAGAAAGGCTTTTTCAATATTCGGATCTATTTGGAGAACCATCAGAAGCCGCCCGTATTGAACCAGTTTAAACCCCTGGTGGTAGAGCAAGGGAAGGCTGTCACCATAGATCGCTACCACCTTCGAGTCACTCACCCTAACCACTTACCTGTTGAGATTGTTTTCACTGTGACCGTTCCCCCGAAATACGGCATTCTTCAACTGGCAGAGGAGTCTTTGCTTGGCAAACGGAGACGTAGACAAGCTGCTGAGGGGATTGAGAGTTTCACCCAACTTGACGTAAATCGCAACAGACTGCAGTACATCCAGACTAAATCAGGAAGCGGGAGTGACAGGTTCTCCTTCGAGGTCGACAATGGTTTTGTCAAAGTCACCAATCTCACCTTCAGCGTTGAGATCGCACCGACTATCGTCCCCCTCAGAGTTGAAGATATTTTACTTCCTGAAGGCGGCTCCAAACTTATCACCGATGAAATGATCCAGATTGCTCACTCCTACTACCAAGATCAGTCCTTCGATTTTTTCATTAAGCAGCAGCCCACTCACAGTTTTCTGGAAACCATGCGGAACACAGGAGAGCGTCTCACTAGCTTCAACACACAAGATCTCACGAATGAGTTCATCTACTTTGTGCACGATGGAAGCGACACGTTATCCGACTCGTTCACAATCATCGCTAACTCTTCAGAGACTGGGAAGACTAGTCTACTTTACACAATCAATGTAACAGTCACACCGGTCAACGACCAAATACCAGAAGTGACCGCCAACGATGGCCTTACCACATTCATCGGTACGGATTCTACAGTGACCACTTCAATCCTCAGCGCCATGGACTTGGACACTGATGACCAGAATCTGATGTTTGTGCTGACGACCCCGACCAATGGATACGTGGCTAAACTGCCTGATCGTGGTCGACCCATACTCAGTTTCTCTCAAGCTGATTTGAGTGAAGGCAAAGTCATCTTTGTGCATTCAG GTTCCAATACCGGCGGCTTCCGCTTTACTGTCAATGATGGCGTGCACTCAACCATCCAACAGATTTTCAGCATCACTGCCAAGCCTCTCGTAATCACCCTGGAAACTAACGAGATGTTATATGTGGAGCCTAATTCTATTGAGCCAATCACAGCCGACCACTTGAAGGTCGTGACCAATGAGGATCCGGTAACAAACATGAGCCGTCCAATCACCTACTGGCTCACTGAGAGTCCAGAACATGGTATAATTGTTGAGATCATTGACAGAGACGAAATCGACGAAGACTTTTTCAGTTTTGCACAGATCTCCACATTCACCCAGGATCAGATTGATCGGAATGTAGTCGCCTACAAGCAGATCTTGGATATCCCTGTCACTGCGGACCGATTTTCATTCAACGTTCACTTGTCTCGCTCTCAGAACCTTACCGATGAGACCTTTGAAATAACTATTGgtaagaaagaagttatttcaaCCACTCAAATGGTGACCACGGAAAATCCGACTTCAATGGTACACACAACTGAGCGATCATCGGTTTTAAATCTCGGTATTGAGGTCATAGAAGGTGGCACTGTTTCCATCACTGGTGATCAGCTGAACATTGCTCTATTAGCCGAAGATTTAGGAGCTGCGGAGTCCATCTTTGAGTACAACATCCTCAGTCTGCCGAGCCACGGGGTACTGAAAAAATCCAATCAAGACCTAACTGTGTTTTCTACATTCCTGCAAGCTGACCTCAGCGGGGATGGGATACAGTACATACATGATCACTCTGATGAAAGGGAGGACTCCTTCAACTTTACCATCATGGCCGCTGCTCCTGGTTTCGCTGAACAGGTCGTAACGTACAGCGGTCAGTTCGTCATCACCATTGATCCCATAAACGATCAGCCGTTCCGAGTTGTCACTCGTGGGCTGAGTATGACCATCACTCAGGGTGCTCGAAAGACTCTCTCGATGAGTGATTTGAATACCGTTGATGCCGACAATCCTCCAGAGGAACTCAGCTACGAGCTCATTAGTAGTCCAGCCAACGGGAAACTCGTTCTGACAGAGGATCCAAGCATCGAGGTGGACTTCTTCACCCAGGAACAGATCAATGATGGAGAGGTGACTTTTCTGCACGACGGGGGAAGCTTATCTGGAGGTTTTGCCTTTATGGTGACTGACGGAGCCAGTAAAAAGTTTAAACAATTCAGCATCATAGTGCAACCAGCGGTACTATACGTGATGGTCGCTGGAAACATTTCTGTCATTCAAGGAGACTCTCTGGGAGTAATCGCAGCGAATACCTTCAATGTGACCAGTAATAATAATCTAGATAAGGTCAAGTTCAATGTTACCATTCCGCCAGAGTTTGGCGTCATCCTTGTCGATGGGCTTGCCCGGGAGTCCTTCTCCCAGGTAGAGCTCAATGAGGCACGTGTGCAATATTCCCAAACTGATTTCTCCTCTGACTCGGATCGAATAACGTTCCTTGCTTATGACGAATACAATGCGGTTGGGAGTCTCAATGTTACAGTCTATGTGGAACCGGCCGTAGTCGTTCGAGTGATGAACATAACAACTGGTGATACCTTACCATTGACGCCAGAGTATTTGAACGCTGCGGAACTGGCACAAAAAGTCGGCAATGATCTTGACGTTGAAATAATCACATCACCGCAGCGAGGACTCGTCCTGAACTCGACAACCAATCTTGCCATAACCAAGTTCTTGTATTCGGACATATCCAACTCTCGTGTGTTGTTTGTGGCAGACTACTTGCATCTGGACGCTGAGGAGAACTTAAAcgacagttttgtttttgtcctgaGCGGAAAAGAGGTTCAACCAGCGACTGTTACATTTTCTGTACGAATTGAGCCTCAGATGGTGCCACTGACAACACCTGCAATTCCGACAACAATGGCCATACAGACCACCACAAGAAAACTTAATACAATACGTTTTGGCATAAAGCCAGTTGAGGATACACGGGGCGAGGTCACGACCCCGATCACACCAAGCGGAAACACCCCCGCGGCGAAATCATTCGATCCGTCAGGATTCAACCCGATCTTCGTAATCATTCCAGTCATCGTTATCATCATAATCGTCATTCTCATCATGTTTGTTCTGATTTGGAGATCGCACCGGAAGGAGAAACAGCATGTATCTGGCCGGGAGAGCCCATACCCAGAGCCAGATGTTGGCCCTTATCCCGGTGCCCAGGCGGGTCCTGGGCAAACTGGGCTCATGCCTACTATACAGGTCATGAGTAACCTCCCAGACCATCATAGTACGGGCTCCGTAAACGGGACGCCCCCAATGACACTTAATCGCCCGTTACCCATTCCAGGGGCTTTCGTTCCGCAAGTTACCGTTACGGCACTTGGCAGGCCGCCCTCGCCTCGCTACGGTGATCCAAACTCGTCATTTGTGACTCTGAATTCCAATGGAACAGTACACTCAGGGGGTTCAGGCCACGGAGTGGGCAACAGGTGGGACAGCTGTGATCAAGAAATTATGGACCATTGTGGGACCAAGAAACCTACTCTTAAAAAGAGTCAGTACTGGGTATAG